In a genomic window of Streptomyces koelreuteriae:
- a CDS encoding CaiB/BaiF CoA transferase family protein yields MSTQDNRPDGRGALGGVRIADFSRVLAGPYATMLLADLGADVVKIERPGTGDDTRAWRPPADHDGTSTYYLSVNRNKRSVTLDLATDTGREQARALVAECDVVVENFRPGTMERLGLGHDELRARRPELIYCSISGFGSGPGASIPGYDLLVQAAGGLMSVTGEAHGEPVKAGVALVDVITGLHASLGILAALRHRDTTGEGQLVEVNLLSSLLSAMVNQASAFAVAGVVPGRMGNAHPSIAPYETFPTADRPLALAVGNDKQFAALAEVAGEPGLALDDRFRTNADRVAHRTELKEILTRLLSTDGADHWSAVLLAAGVPAGPVNNLDEAFGFAHELGLPGIVDLPADASGTEGDRPSRQVAHPVALSATPARYLLPPPLLGQHTEEILRGISGHEAP; encoded by the coding sequence GTGAGCACCCAGGACAACAGGCCGGACGGACGGGGCGCACTGGGTGGCGTGCGCATCGCCGACTTCTCCCGGGTTCTCGCGGGACCCTACGCCACCATGCTCCTCGCCGACCTGGGCGCCGACGTGGTCAAGATCGAGCGGCCGGGCACCGGGGACGACACCCGGGCCTGGCGGCCTCCGGCGGACCACGACGGTACGTCGACCTACTACCTGAGCGTGAACCGGAACAAGAGGTCGGTCACCCTGGACCTGGCCACGGACACCGGCCGCGAACAGGCGCGGGCCCTGGTCGCCGAGTGCGACGTGGTCGTGGAGAACTTCCGGCCCGGCACGATGGAGCGGCTGGGCCTCGGCCACGACGAACTCCGTGCCCGGCGCCCGGAGCTGATCTACTGCTCGATCAGCGGCTTCGGCAGCGGCCCGGGCGCGTCGATCCCCGGATACGACCTGCTCGTACAGGCCGCCGGAGGCCTGATGAGCGTGACCGGGGAGGCGCACGGGGAGCCGGTGAAGGCCGGTGTGGCCCTCGTGGACGTGATCACCGGGCTGCACGCCTCGCTCGGCATCCTCGCCGCCCTCCGGCACCGGGACACCACCGGCGAGGGGCAGCTCGTGGAGGTGAACCTGCTCAGCTCCCTGCTGTCGGCCATGGTCAACCAGGCCTCGGCGTTCGCCGTCGCCGGCGTGGTCCCGGGCCGGATGGGCAACGCCCATCCGAGCATCGCCCCCTACGAGACCTTCCCGACCGCCGACCGTCCGCTCGCCCTCGCCGTGGGCAACGACAAGCAGTTCGCGGCCCTCGCCGAGGTCGCCGGCGAACCCGGTCTAGCCCTCGACGACCGCTTCCGGACCAACGCCGACCGCGTCGCCCACCGCACCGAACTGAAGGAGATCCTCACCCGGCTGCTGAGCACCGACGGCGCGGACCACTGGTCGGCGGTCCTGCTGGCCGCCGGAGTACCGGCCGGCCCGGTCAACAACCTGGACGAGGCGTTCGGCTTCGCCCACGAACTCGGCCTCCCGGGCATCGTCGACCTCCCCGCCGACGCCTCCGGCACTGAAGGAGACCGGCCCTCCCGCCAGGTCGCGCACCCTGTCGCACTGAGCGCGACACCCGCCCGGTACCTGCTGCCGCCGCCCCTGCTGGGACAGCACACCGAGGAGATCCTCCGCGGCATCTCCGGCCACGAAGCCCCCTGA
- the otnI gene encoding 2-oxo-tetronate isomerase: MPRFAANLSMMYPEHDFPDRFAAASADGFNAVEYLFPYAYDSTELRLRLDDHGLAQVLFNAPPGAWESGERGIAALPGREAEFRSGIARALEYAAALDCPRLHVMAGLVPPDLTPKERAEHRDTYLANLEWAAEQAAGSEVDILVEPINGRDMPGYFLSRQAEAHAVVREVGAPNLKVQLDLYHCQIVEGDLTTTLRRDLPTGRVGHLQIAGVPDRHEPDSGELDIRHLFGVVDDLGFDGWIGCEYIPRAGTSEGLGWLNHYRGDSA; encoded by the coding sequence ATGCCGAGGTTCGCAGCGAACCTGTCCATGATGTATCCCGAGCACGACTTCCCCGACCGCTTCGCCGCGGCCTCGGCGGACGGCTTCAACGCCGTCGAATATCTCTTCCCCTACGCCTACGACAGCACGGAGTTGCGGCTCCGGCTCGACGACCACGGCCTCGCGCAGGTGCTCTTCAACGCGCCTCCCGGGGCCTGGGAGTCCGGAGAGCGCGGGATCGCGGCGCTGCCCGGGCGCGAGGCCGAGTTCCGCTCCGGGATCGCCCGGGCGCTCGAGTACGCCGCCGCACTGGACTGCCCGCGGCTGCACGTGATGGCGGGTCTCGTGCCGCCGGACTTGACTCCGAAGGAGCGGGCCGAGCACCGCGACACCTACCTGGCCAATCTGGAATGGGCGGCGGAGCAGGCCGCCGGGTCGGAGGTCGACATCCTGGTGGAGCCGATCAACGGCCGCGACATGCCGGGCTACTTCCTGTCCCGGCAGGCGGAGGCCCACGCGGTGGTACGGGAGGTGGGCGCCCCCAATCTCAAGGTCCAACTCGACCTGTACCACTGCCAGATCGTCGAAGGCGATCTCACGACGACGCTGCGCCGCGACCTGCCGACCGGCCGGGTCGGTCATCTGCAGATCGCCGGTGTGCCGGACCGTCACGAGCCGGACAGCGGCGAGCTCGACATCCGGCATCTGTTCGGCGTCGTCGACGACCTGGGCTTCGACGGGTGGATCGGCTGCGAGTACATCCCCCGGGCCGGCACGAGCGAGGGCCTCGGCTGGCTGAACCACTACCGAGGAGACAGCGCATGA
- the denD gene encoding D-erythronate dehydrogenase codes for MRIVITGGFGFLGREITDTLLRSRTLGGAPIDRLVLTDRFVPAEAPQAADPLVEVVRGDLVECLDEVFAEPVDVLIHLAAAVSAECEADFDLGMSANLDTTRALLEAARAQSASGGPTPRLVFSSSVAVYGSDPVLPLPPVVSESTLPTPRSSYGIQKLVCEQLVADYTRRGFIDGRVARLMTVSVRPGKPNAAASGFLSGIVREPLAGLPAICPVRPDLRVALASPRRTVEGILRIAEAERGSGEGRLDGGLPVNLPALTVTVAEMLATLRRVAGDAAADLVTVAPDPDIEAVVGSWPSVFDNTRAAALGLGPDPSFESVVRDYLADHPEAVLVKA; via the coding sequence ATGAGGATCGTCATCACGGGCGGCTTCGGCTTTCTGGGACGCGAGATCACCGACACCCTGCTGAGGTCCCGGACGCTCGGTGGTGCGCCGATCGACCGACTGGTGCTCACCGACCGCTTCGTTCCGGCCGAGGCTCCGCAGGCGGCCGATCCCCTGGTGGAGGTCGTACGGGGCGACCTGGTCGAGTGTCTCGACGAGGTGTTCGCGGAGCCGGTGGACGTGCTGATCCACCTCGCCGCCGCCGTCTCGGCCGAGTGCGAGGCCGACTTCGACCTCGGGATGAGCGCCAACCTGGACACCACCCGAGCCCTCCTCGAAGCCGCCCGGGCCCAGTCGGCCTCCGGGGGGCCGACGCCGCGCCTGGTGTTCTCCAGCAGCGTCGCGGTCTACGGTTCCGACCCGGTACTGCCGCTCCCGCCGGTGGTCAGCGAGTCGACCCTGCCCACGCCCCGGTCGAGCTACGGGATCCAGAAGCTCGTCTGCGAGCAGCTCGTCGCGGACTACACGCGCCGGGGCTTCATCGACGGGCGCGTGGCCCGGCTGATGACCGTGTCCGTACGCCCCGGCAAGCCGAACGCCGCCGCCTCCGGCTTTCTGTCGGGCATTGTCCGCGAGCCGCTCGCGGGCCTCCCCGCGATCTGCCCCGTACGCCCCGACCTGCGGGTGGCCCTGGCGTCACCGCGGCGCACGGTCGAGGGCATCCTCCGCATCGCCGAAGCCGAGCGCGGCAGCGGGGAGGGCAGGCTCGACGGCGGGCTGCCCGTCAACCTCCCCGCCCTCACGGTCACGGTCGCCGAGATGCTGGCAACGCTGCGGCGCGTGGCAGGCGACGCCGCGGCCGATCTGGTGACCGTCGCGCCCGATCCCGACATCGAGGCCGTCGTGGGGTCGTGGCCCTCCGTCTTCGACAACACGCGCGCCGCCGCGCTCGGACTGGGGCCCGATCCGAGCTTCGAATCGGTGGTGCGGGACTATCTCGCCGACCACCCCGAAGCGGTCCTGGTCAAGGCGTAG
- a CDS encoding MFS transporter: MPISASQVSDVARENAVFRKVVRRIVPFLVLCYVVSYLDRVNVGFAKLQMSDDLGFSEAAYGLGAGLFFIGYFLFEVPSNLMLQRVGARTWIARIMISWGVVSAAFMFVHNEATFYVLRFLLGAAEAGFYPGVILYCTYWFPSQRRARVIAMFMSAIPVAGIFGNPLSGWIMDRFQGVNGWQGWQWMFLLEAIPALLIGVATLFYLDNSVRDAKWLTDEEKDVVERAVAEDAAHQTVHGRVWDAFREPKVWLMCFIYFCFVMGQYALTFWMPTFIESTGIEGNLAIGVLSAVPFLAALVTMNLFGRSADKRRERRWHLVVPSLMGAVGFSLAAGWAGSTALSLVALSVAAAGVLTCSPLFWSLPTAFLGGTAAAVGLAVINSVGNLAGFVSPYMIGALKDATGSTSLPMYVLALSLVVGAAAVLTTDKKTVNR; encoded by the coding sequence ATGCCTATATCGGCGTCCCAAGTCTCCGACGTCGCCCGTGAGAACGCCGTCTTCCGCAAGGTCGTACGACGTATCGTCCCCTTCCTCGTCCTCTGTTACGTCGTCTCCTACCTGGACCGGGTCAACGTCGGCTTCGCGAAGCTGCAGATGTCCGACGACCTGGGATTCAGCGAGGCGGCGTACGGCCTCGGCGCCGGGCTGTTCTTCATCGGCTACTTCCTCTTCGAGGTGCCGTCGAACCTGATGCTGCAGCGCGTCGGCGCCCGCACCTGGATCGCCCGGATCATGATCAGCTGGGGCGTCGTCTCGGCGGCGTTCATGTTCGTCCACAACGAGGCGACGTTCTACGTCCTGAGGTTCCTTCTCGGTGCCGCCGAGGCCGGGTTCTATCCGGGGGTGATCCTGTACTGCACGTACTGGTTCCCGTCGCAGCGTCGTGCCCGGGTGATCGCGATGTTCATGTCCGCCATCCCGGTGGCCGGCATCTTCGGCAACCCGCTGTCCGGCTGGATCATGGACCGGTTCCAGGGGGTGAACGGCTGGCAGGGCTGGCAGTGGATGTTCCTGCTGGAGGCGATCCCCGCCCTCCTGATCGGCGTGGCCACGCTGTTCTACCTCGACAACAGCGTGCGCGACGCGAAGTGGCTCACCGACGAGGAGAAGGACGTCGTCGAGCGGGCGGTCGCCGAGGACGCCGCGCACCAGACCGTGCACGGCCGGGTCTGGGACGCCTTCCGCGAGCCGAAGGTGTGGCTGATGTGCTTCATCTACTTCTGCTTCGTGATGGGCCAGTACGCCCTGACGTTCTGGATGCCGACATTCATCGAGTCCACCGGCATCGAGGGCAATCTCGCGATCGGGGTGCTCAGCGCGGTGCCGTTCCTGGCCGCACTCGTCACGATGAACCTGTTCGGACGTTCGGCGGACAAGCGCCGCGAACGCCGCTGGCACCTGGTCGTCCCGAGCCTCATGGGCGCCGTCGGCTTCTCGCTGGCGGCCGGCTGGGCCGGGTCCACCGCGCTGTCCCTGGTCGCGCTGTCCGTCGCCGCGGCCGGTGTGCTGACCTGCTCGCCGCTGTTCTGGTCGCTCCCCACCGCGTTCCTCGGCGGTACGGCGGCCGCGGTCGGCCTCGCCGTGATCAACTCGGTCGGCAACCTCGCCGGCTTCGTCAGTCCCTACATGATCGGCGCGTTGAAGGACGCCACCGGCTCGACATCGCTCCCGATGTACGTCCTGGCGCTCAGCCTCGTCGTCGGCGCCGCCGCGGTGCTCACCACCGACAAGAAGACCGTCAACCGCTGA
- a CDS encoding class II aldolase/adducin family protein: MTPQPSTAAQAAQDEAVDHARREIVRVGTSLFARGYVHASAGNISAKVGDDHLITPTDAALGFLEPGRLALVDARGEQIAGDRASKTLTLHRRICAADPTARFVVHTHSTHLVALTLAGVWSAADVLPPITPYYVMKVGHVPLIPYHRPGDPRVADLVTALIADHAASRTPIRAVLLDRLGPVVWGPDAATALAVLEELEETARLWLLTDRRPEPLPPHALDELRSTFNAAW; encoded by the coding sequence ATGACCCCGCAGCCGAGCACCGCCGCCCAGGCAGCGCAGGACGAGGCGGTCGACCACGCCCGCCGCGAGATCGTCCGCGTCGGCACCAGCCTGTTCGCCCGGGGCTACGTCCATGCCAGCGCGGGCAACATCAGTGCCAAGGTGGGCGACGACCATCTGATCACGCCCACCGACGCCGCCCTGGGATTCCTCGAACCCGGCCGCCTGGCACTGGTCGACGCCCGGGGCGAGCAGATCGCGGGCGACCGTGCCAGCAAGACCCTTACGCTCCATCGGCGCATCTGTGCCGCCGACCCCACGGCCCGGTTCGTCGTCCACACCCACTCCACGCACCTGGTCGCGCTCACCCTGGCCGGGGTGTGGAGCGCCGCGGACGTGCTGCCGCCGATCACGCCCTACTACGTGATGAAGGTCGGGCACGTGCCGCTCATCCCCTACCACCGGCCCGGCGACCCCCGCGTAGCCGACCTGGTGACCGCCCTCATCGCCGACCACGCAGCGAGCCGAACGCCCATCAGGGCGGTGCTGCTGGACCGGCTGGGCCCCGTGGTCTGGGGCCCCGACGCGGCCACCGCACTCGCCGTCCTCGAAGAACTCGAGGAGACGGCACGTCTCTGGCTCCTGACCGACCGTCGCCCCGAGCCGCTCCCCCCTCACGCGCTCGATGAACTGAGGTCCACGTTCAACGCCGCGTGGTGA
- a CDS encoding FadR/GntR family transcriptional regulator, which translates to MFSKVSGPVRLADQVAATLSEEIESGRLAEGDRLPTEVELVRQLGVSRTVVREALSRLRNAGLIEPRQGIGVFVLPRRTRPLDLEAADTKAKVLQIVEVRRAMEGEAAHIAATRATPLDLARMRQALDAIDSAVAAGGDGVDEDLAFHRSIAESTGNTVMVSTLRYLGDVSRSGIRVTRANEARRNDFIEAVRAEHHAILAAIEARDPEAARTAARLHMNHAAARLQDADDGFWTDAEDIEVDLDAAP; encoded by the coding sequence ATGTTTTCCAAGGTAAGCGGTCCCGTCCGGCTCGCGGATCAGGTCGCCGCGACCCTCTCGGAGGAGATCGAGTCGGGGCGGCTGGCCGAGGGCGACCGACTGCCGACCGAGGTCGAGCTGGTCAGGCAGTTGGGCGTCAGCCGCACGGTGGTGCGCGAGGCCCTGTCGCGGCTGCGCAACGCGGGTCTGATCGAACCGCGCCAGGGCATCGGTGTGTTCGTCCTGCCGCGGCGCACCCGGCCGCTCGACCTGGAGGCCGCCGACACCAAGGCGAAGGTGCTCCAGATCGTGGAGGTGCGCCGTGCCATGGAGGGTGAGGCGGCCCATATCGCGGCCACCCGGGCCACGCCCCTCGACCTGGCGCGGATGCGTCAGGCCCTGGACGCGATCGACTCGGCGGTGGCGGCCGGTGGCGACGGCGTGGACGAGGACCTCGCCTTCCACCGGTCCATCGCCGAGTCGACCGGGAACACGGTGATGGTCTCGACCCTGCGGTACCTGGGCGATGTGTCGCGCAGCGGTATCCGCGTCACACGGGCGAACGAGGCACGCCGGAACGACTTCATCGAAGCCGTCCGGGCGGAGCACCACGCCATCCTCGCCGCCATCGAGGCCCGCGACCCCGAGGCGGCGCGCACGGCCGCACGCCTCCACATGAACCACGCCGCCGCCCGCCTCCAGGACGCGGACGACGGTTTCTGGACCGACGCCGAGGACATCGAGGTGGATCTCGACGCCGCTCCCTGA
- a CDS encoding MFS transporter, with protein MDLATRRRRTALFLFFLIPGLSISSWVTRTPDIRDQLDVSTAQMGIVLFGLSVGSMIGILGSGTLVARFGTRPVMGVATVLIIASMAVIGGGTMLSSAPATTAGLFLFGAGMGGGEVAINIDGADVERITGRTVLPTLHGFFSLGTVVGAAFGILCTAVSWPVQWHLTGMAAVTAVMFAYAFRAIPHAVGKTRGDGGSRPDAGAAPAESRVWKDPRLLLIGGVILAMALAEGSANDWLPLLMVDGHGMDPALGSAVYTGFAAAMTIGRFAGGLLIDRIGRAPVVRASAVCATLGISVVVFADSAVLAGAAVLLWGLGASLGFPVTLSAAGDSGPDSAARVSLVAMIGYVAFLVGPPCLGFLGEHYGLRVAMVVVLAFTAVAIVLAPAVGKRSTTASPATEPAARP; from the coding sequence ATGGACCTGGCCACCCGCCGACGCCGAACCGCGCTGTTCCTCTTCTTTCTCATACCCGGCCTGTCGATCTCCTCGTGGGTCACCCGGACGCCCGACATCCGGGACCAACTCGATGTCTCGACGGCGCAGATGGGCATCGTCCTGTTCGGGCTGTCCGTCGGCTCGATGATCGGCATTCTCGGTTCGGGAACGCTCGTGGCGAGGTTCGGCACCCGGCCCGTCATGGGCGTCGCGACGGTGCTGATCATCGCGAGCATGGCCGTCATCGGCGGCGGGACGATGCTCTCCTCCGCCCCCGCGACCACCGCCGGGCTGTTCCTCTTCGGGGCCGGTATGGGCGGTGGGGAGGTGGCGATCAACATCGACGGTGCCGATGTCGAGCGGATCACGGGGCGGACGGTCCTGCCCACGCTCCATGGGTTCTTCAGCCTGGGCACCGTCGTGGGGGCCGCGTTCGGCATTCTGTGCACCGCTGTCTCCTGGCCTGTGCAGTGGCATCTGACCGGTATGGCCGCCGTCACGGCGGTCATGTTCGCCTACGCCTTCCGCGCCATTCCCCACGCCGTCGGCAAGACCCGGGGCGACGGCGGCTCACGGCCCGACGCGGGGGCCGCGCCGGCCGAGTCGCGGGTCTGGAAGGACCCGCGACTGCTGCTGATCGGCGGTGTCATCCTGGCCATGGCACTGGCGGAGGGTTCCGCCAACGACTGGCTGCCCCTGCTCATGGTGGACGGCCACGGCATGGACCCCGCCCTGGGGTCGGCCGTCTACACGGGCTTCGCCGCCGCCATGACGATCGGCCGTTTCGCGGGCGGACTCCTCATCGACCGGATCGGCCGCGCCCCCGTCGTCCGGGCCAGTGCCGTCTGCGCGACGCTGGGCATCTCCGTCGTCGTCTTCGCCGACTCGGCCGTCCTCGCGGGGGCCGCCGTTCTTCTCTGGGGCCTGGGAGCCTCGCTCGGCTTCCCGGTCACCCTCTCGGCGGCCGGTGACTCCGGGCCCGACTCGGCCGCGCGCGTCAGCCTGGTGGCGATGATCGGCTACGTCGCGTTCCTCGTCGGGCCCCCGTGTCTCGGTTTCCTCGGCGAGCACTACGGGCTGCGCGTCGCCATGGTCGTCGTCCTCGCCTTCACCGCCGTGGCGATCGTCCTCGCGCCCGCCGTCGGCAAACGCTCCACCACGGCCTCACCGGCCACCGAGCCGGCGGCACGGCCGTGA